The nucleotide sequence ATGCATTCAAATGGTAATTTGATATCAAATTATCATATAAAGTCATATTTAGAGGACCAATTTTCAATTATATTGTTTCCATGCAGTACTATTTGTGGTGGATACTGCCAGCCAAAAGTTGCACAATTAACATCAGCAGACATGTCACTTTATTGCATGTATATCAAGAAACAGGGTAATAGCAATATAAGACCATAATTGCATGCTATAAATCTTGGACAATCGCACTTGCTACCAAAATTCACCTAAGATCAGAGTTATGCGCCAACTATTTCAAAAGATCAAAAGCAACTGCAAATGGCATTAGGACAACCCTAACCCAGACACCACTAACTAGTTTCCATGCCATGCCACTCTAGAAACCACTCTACAAACTATCATTCTTACTTGTGGGCATTATTATTTCTTGCAGTTTGTGCCAATAGATAGATTATTGGACAAGTGTTCTTTTATCCTGTCTGTAGATGAGGACTGCTATTATAAAGGGGCAGCTTACTATACTGTTGTGGCCTTGTGGGTGCCCTTAGTATGTCATACTGTGCCTAGCTATTATTGAGCAACTGTTTCAACAGTCAGTACACAGAATGTTTGGTTGATAGTGAACATAGTGAGTAAAAGTGCTGTTTACGCTAAATCTGTACCGTTGCCGAAAGAAGAACAATGTTAATGTGCTTCGGGAGCATTATAATAACCTCCTCCCAGACTACACCTCTTTCAGCATCATTTACATAATGCACTTCATCGAAGATTACCTGAGTGTACAATTAAACACACATCAGCACTCACGATCCGTTTACAAGATTATAAAAGTGAAATTTGAAGGCGCAGAGTAAAACACAGTGAACAAATCATAAGTGATGGCCTACCCATTCAATATCACGTATAATGTCTGCACCTTTGTAGAGCATTGAACGCAATATTTCAGTAGTCATAATTAAGCAAGTTGCCTCTGGCCTGATGCTAACATCTCCTGTCAGAAGTCCCACATCAAACTTCCCAGAAAAATCTCTGTATTTCTGGTTGCTGATAGTTTTAATAGGAGCAGTATAGACAGCCCTAGTGCAATGCTGCAAACAAAATTATCTGTCATCATAAGATCAATGCTAACATTTTCTTTTTTATTACGGTGTGGGTTTAAATCAACTATTACGGTGAGGAACTCGAGAGAGTGCACTGGAGCATGTAATCTAAAGATCAATCTACTGAGAAAAGCAGAAATGAATCTTATCAGAAAGTAAGAACTGAATACTTCTCAAGGCAACTAAAAAAAGTAATGCTAAGTTAAAGATTTCCCTCCTAACATAAGCTGGGGGCTCAACGCAAGGGTTTAGAAGCTATTAAGTGTGGAAGATGCTAGGCAGTTTAAAATGAGCAAAATTACCCAAAAAGTAAGAAAGAGCAAATGAAATCATACTTTTGTTGCTAATGCGAATGCATACTCAGCAACAACTGTCTTTCCCGCCGAAGTATGGGCTGCAACAAAGACTGATTCACCCTTCTCGAGATAATATATAGCCTGTGCTTGGTAGACAAAAGAAATACAGATTAGCAACTATACCAAGCATTTAAAAACATAATTTTATGAGTTCAAAAGCAGATAGGTAGTGATACCAACTAAGACACCTTGTAACAAATAGTTCCCACAGGAAATAGAGGAAAGGGTATATAGGTTCACTAGATGTTGCTTTTCATTTAAAATTCATTGGTAATCTTGTATTCCAGGAAGGACAACCCTAGACTGGACTGGCTTTTAAACTTCTCACAGAGATATGCAAACTTGTGTTCTTTTAAGGAAATATCTAATGTGGTATTGCAACGCAATAGAAGTAAAATTGTTTAGATGATCGCAAGCTGAATGTATACTATGAAAGTATCTATGTCAGTATATGTCCTAATACAAATCAAGCTGCGACCAAGTGTATACCGTGAAGTAAAATTGCAGGCTAAGGATGCCAAACATAGacgaagtatttacaattataaGCATGTATTGTAGTGTGAATTTGCCTATCAAAGTTCAAGTTAAAAAAGCAGTGTATGCACTTGGATGATGTAGTATATGGAGAATACATTGAAACAGAAAAGGATGCATATGAGTACCTTACCTCCTTCTGGAACTTATCCAATTCAAATGGAAACTCGATTGCCATATCTGGAACGAGTTTGTAGAAGTTAGTCACTATGTCTTCATCCCCACCAACAAGTGCCCAAACCTATAGGTGAAATAGAGATACATTGGCATTATTGCTTCATCCATGATCTATAGAGAATTGTGAGACCAGACCACTTATCATTTCTGCAACACTATCCACCACTGAAGCTTACGGAACAAGAAGCACAGCATAGGAAGTGAGATAGAAGAAAAGGCATAAAGAGTGCTTACCATGCCATCCTGTGTTGGCTTCTCATCACCTGATACACCTGGTTGTCTGCCTGAAGCAGCCTGTACTTCGGAAGATAACATTTGATCCAAGTCTGTTTGAGTTTCAGGAACATCCCTTATGACATCAACTTCATGTTTCTCAGCATCTAGCGTTGTTATAGTCTCGGAAGCATCCTGCAATGCATCAACTTTTTGTTCGCCAATTTCtgccaatggaaaatgaaaagcTTAACAAGAAACCAGGCTTTGGTAAATGAACTGAAATGCTAATGTCCTAGTAGCAACAGTGGTTATAATGTCCCATTATCTtttaaaaaagggcgtacccagtgctgaGAGCCCCCGCTTTGTGcgggggtctggggaagggtgttagtggcaagccttaccctcgcctgtgcaatgcgaggagaccgcgactcgaacccgggaccttccggtcacaaacggtaagactctaccgcttgcaccaggcccacccttcgTCCCATTATCTTTTAGCTATTACAATTTGCCAAGACAGTGTACTCATGTAACTTGAACATATGATGTATGAGAACAATAAAGTACCATTGATTCCTTCACCTTCAGCAGATTGTTCAACAACACCCTCCTGCAACAACTTGTTGGCAGCATCTTCCTCCCACGCTATCTTGAAAAGATCATCAAACTGCACAGAGTACTTTTCCTGCAGAACAAAGGGATAATCGAGACTACAACTCTACAATGGCAAAGTAAGCACAAATGTGGAATGTTCAAATGCAAAATATGTGCTCTGATTACCATTGTGTCATTCGATGATGGTGCAGGTTGCTCCTCTACAAGTTCTCCATTCTGGAAACACTTCCAGTGGCTTTTATACTCCTACAAGAAAAGTACCAGCCACCGTACAGTTTGGCACATCCACATCAGTGATCGTGGTTACATGGCGGAAGAGACACAAGTAAGGGTCAAACCTTCAACTGACCCAGCTCCAATCCCTTACGGAACCCTGGAGGAGCAACCTGCGCCGGGCCACCACTCATGAGCTCACGCACCCAATCACCATTCCGTGCACCCTCTGGGAACGCCTTCTCCAGGGCAGCCGCCTCAGCTGTGTCATCCTGCAGACCGCCCGGACGAAAAGGTCTGTTGTTGATGCTCCCCCTGACGAAGTCCTTCGCCGGACCAGGCATCCGAGGCGCCATCCCCCCGGTCCCTGAATCGAACACGTCGACCATCTCCATTTGCCCGGACTCAGGATCCCACACTTGTGACTCCGACGCGGACTGCAGCTTCTGCCGGCCGCGCCGGAAAGGCGGTACCCAGGCGGGCGCGAGCGTGGTGCGGGGGGCAGAGGGCTCCAACGGCGGCCTGGCCAGGGCGAACCAATCGACATCCCACACCCTCCCGCTATCGGCCGCAGTGGGGAGGTGCAGCTCGGGGTCGAGGTAGTTCCTCTCGAGGTACTCCTTCACGCTGCTCGGGCTCTCGGCCGGGTAAGCCGGCGGCTGCGGTCGTCATCGCCACAACGGTGGGTTTAGGGTTTTCAGGTTGCATTGAACGCTATGAGTGATTTAGGGCGAAGCGGGGATCGCGAGCGTACCAGGACGAAATCCGGAATGGGGCTGTGCGTGTGCGGGGTAGGGTCGAGGCGGAGGTGGCCGCCGTGGCCGGAGAAGCTGATGCGGAACGGCACCTCGCTCGCCGGCGAGGTGGCAGGGCCGTCCATGGACATGGAGACACCCGCGGTGAGCCGGCCCGTTACCGTTTCGTCGGAACTGGTTCAGCGGCAGCCAAGCTGTTTCGCCCAGTTTTTCTACCAAGCGGGTAAAAAAGAAAACTGTCTCAACTCTCGGGTTTCTGAAAACCAGTTTAAGTTTTTGTCAACTACTCCTGCGAAAAGTTGTTTTACTTAAGTTGTTTTTCAAAATAATTTTACCTTCACCAGTAAAGTTGCTTGTTGAGCTCAAACATTGCTCTATAGCCCCATTCGGCTTACTCCATATTTGGCttgtttgacttctttttttagctggaatagtatttttctctcacaacaattcagctagaacagtgttttcagctagaacagtattttcagccagtttcagccaaaattctccCAGACGAACGGAGCCTATGAGTGAAGCAGACAAACAGGACAGAGATCTCCTAAATTTGAGAAAAATACAATCACCCTATTCACTTGAGCTTATTCGGCACTATTTTTCAGCTATGGAaaaagtgttttcctctcacaacatttcaacaTAAGTGAACAGGGCCAGAAGCAAAAGTTGGACCAAATCTGAAGATTGGTTTCGAACCTAGAATCTACAAGTGGATTCGTGCAATGGCAGATTCAGACTTAGACATTTTGAGTTGATATGGACCGTCCATGAGTttttaatataaaaataaatgaaaataatGTTTTGAGTCGAGCTCATATCGAGAAAGCTTTTTTAAACAGTGTTATCTCTGTCCATATCCTACCTAATAGGGTGAAGGCAGGGGCCAAATTTACTTTGTTTAGTTAGAGGGAGGATTTTGATCTTGATGATTTGCCAGACAATTTTTTGAAGATACATATAAGGGTAAGATTTGTGTGTTAACGTTTATAGGGTGAGTGTGTGCATGTTGTAAGTATCTACATTGTATTGTATAATTGCAGAAAACAAGTTTTGAAATTTCAGAGGAGATGCCCTTTAGCGAATTAAGAAAAATCCATCCCTTCAACATGTGTAATCCACACATGTCAAAGTCTCACAAAAAAATCCCTCTATTGCTCCTTCCAGCACTGCCGCTCGCTTACTACCTCCATCGATCTACAAAAGAACACTCTAGCTACCTATACGCCAGTGGCGGATCTACACTTAAGCTGTGGCGCGGGGCCATCTTGCCTCAGTTTTTGCCACAACATGTTCCTACGTAACACTTGTCAATTAACTTGCAACTAATCGATCTTGCGTATGTCTGTGTAAATCTTGGCCCCACCGGATTTAGACCCTGGATCCACCAGGGCCATACAGCAATTTAAGTTGGAATATTTTAAgttatatttaaaaaaaaacaaaagatgcatGGCAATATAAACTTAACCGATAGGTCTACAGCTATCTTTTGCAATTTCCCACATTCAAGCCACCACCGTATATAAGATTCAGAACAAAGAGTCCAATCTTTACATGACGGAAGGGATAGATGATAAATATGTTTGATTTTGGCCGTGAAAGTGTGAAGACTGAAGAGGCCTACACCGATGTCTATGGATATGGACTGTTATTTTCAAAGAGAGAGAGATCCTATATTCCCGGACGCTCTCCTCTCCGCTCTTCAATCCCCGACTGGCCCTTCACAAAAACATCTCTATGCATGCGCGCATGCACCTCCTCGCTCGTCGATCAATAAACAGCTTCCTATTCCGATGCTGCAGCAACTCGTTGCGAATTCGGCTCTCCTCACCCGAAACTCGTCACGCATCGCGCGCTGTCGCTATGAAATCTTGATGCGATCTCACGAGGATATAAGAATCGGCTTGCGACGAGGCCCGCGCGCCGCCCCCTTGCCGCATCTGCATTTCTGCTGTTGTCAagaacgccggccatggcgatgtCGGCGCTGCCAACGTCCGCCCTGAGCTCCCTGGAGGCGATGCTCCACTCTCTGACGCGAGgatcaggaggaggaggaggagcgggggGCGGCGATGACGACGACACGCCCATCGACGACACCctcgcctcgccgccgccacTTCCCGCGCGGCCGACTCCGCGAGGCCGGCAACCTTTGCGACCGTGGTACAGAGTCCGGGTCCAGGCCGCAGAGCCATGGGCGCCTCCGCCGCTGCCGTCGTCTCCTTCACCGTCGCCGTCGCCTATTGAGGTTCCGTGGCTTCAATTCACTTCCCTTGTCGTCGACATTATCAGCATCGGCCCGGCCATCATTGGTTATTTTGAGGAATGCACGTGACTGTTGTTCGAGGTTACAATGCCTTGCGGTGATCAATGGCGCCGGAACCCGAAGACGCGAGGATGGCGACGGAGGATGTTTCAGCCTTGGTGGTGGAGGAGCTGGAGAGGAAGGCGGTGGAGGTCGAGTCGCGGctgcgggaggaggaggagaacgcCGCGCTGAAGCGGCGGATCGAGAGCTACCACATCCGGTGGCTGGAGTACGAGATCAGGACCAAGTTCCTCGAGGAAGCCTTCCATGAACAGATGGCCGCTCTGCAGGTTCGCCGGAGTCTCGAACGCTCTGCCAAAAAAAGATGTATGCATCTGAAACTCTGAACGCTTGCGTGATATATGTATTCATCATGCAGATGGCTCAGGACGCTGCACGAATGGCCGAAGAGACAGCGTACGATCGCCGCGGACCCTCGGAACCCCACAGGGAGACGGCGGTCGAGGATCCGCCGGTGGTGAGGCTGTGGCACGGCCGGGACCGTCTGTCGTCCGTGGGCGCCAGGCGGAGCGCGGTGGGCCGCCTCGGCTCGGAGTTTCGGCGGCAGAGCCGTACGCTGGAGCGCGCCATcgagccgccgccggccgccagcTCCGCCGACGACCTCAAGAGGCTCAAGGCGCAGTTCCGCGCGTGGGCCAAGGACTACAAGGCCCGGCTGCGTAGGGCCCAGCCCGAGATCGACAGGGACAAACGGCGTAGGCGTAGCCACAGGGTACGCCGGGTATGCACCGGCATACCCTGCAAACCTGGCcagtatatatattattatattgtatatatattgtatttgttaaaaaaaaaggaaaaaacataCGAGGAGATCATCGCGTGATGACGGGAGGCCCATACGATGCACTGACGTGGCCCATGTGGCAAGGGAACTCCAATTCTCTAAAGTCCAAACGTCCGGTATGTGCGCTCCGTATATGTTCGAATTTCATAATTTAATCTCGATCGGACGGGGAGCCACGGAGGAACACGTGTGTCGCCGTCTGACAGGTGAGTCTGTGACGCCCCGGCCGGCCACGACCCCTGGTGCCCTGCCACCCTCCGTCATGCTCTAAATGCTGGATCGGAGGATCGCCATCTTATTCCCACGTCCTGTCTGCAGAATATACTGTTGCGCCAGCCAGGACTTATCGTCTTGATTCACTATTTTGGTTAGGTAAATTTTAATATTTGCTCTTCGTGTTTTTTAGAAAATTATTTTCTACATTCATAGCTATTTGGTAACATTCATAGCCAGTTGAACCTTCTAATCCTCCACCTGATCAGGTTGAACTAGTGGTGGAAGATCAGTGGTTGATCTGGTTGATGAAGAAGATATAGTAAGACATTCATATTTCTTGGAAAGCGTCGAATAAAATAGTCTGAAAAAATAGCATTGTAAGCCTCTGGTACTCTTTTATGCCTATATTTAAGCTATCGGTATgacttttgaactatttatattgtatctagtagatggtttcaacttaatcCTTGAATTTAAGCCTTATCATGTTACTTAGTGCATGTATACCAAATCACATTGTAAAATTTACAATTGTTACTAAATTGTTAAAATAAATTTATCAAATTATATATGAAATATTTTTTTAGCGGCATACCTAAAGTTAAAATTCTAGATTCGCCGCTGGCGTAGGGGCAGCTGCTGGATTTGAAGTTTTGAACGAACATGTAAAAGCGTCTCATCTCGCACATGTGCGGTTCTTGTTCGGGTTTTGAAAACTCCTTTCAGTGCTCCCATGAACGAATTCCATAAAAAGGATCACCTTCGGAGTAGAAAACATCTCAGAATGACATGCAAGCAGCcggttcgtttcgtcgtaaacgatcgtggattatttactgctggctgatttagtgtgagagaaaaatactattccagcttataatctacgatcgtatacgagcaaacgaacagacCGAAGAACGCAGACCGAGCAGTTGCTTTCACAGTTTAATTAGTTGTTCAACCACTGGAGTAGCATGCAGCAGCTAAACCCCAGCGCATGATGATAAGTTAGGCTTATATTTCAGGTGAGAATTTTTACCGGTCTGTTTATTGTACCGGCTTGTTTGCAAGCTACTGCAGGACTTGACGACTGGGGGTAAATACGGGCTGACGATGGCGCCTTCCGGTCCTTACCTGTGACGCTGTGGCGGACGGAACGAAGCAGTGAACAACGAAAGACGAGGCCATTTTCTCTGCAGCGTTAATGGCACAGCTATTGGTGTCACGTCAGGGAAATATCCGAGACGGCGAGAGGAGGGGATGAAGGAGACCGGGCGGAAGGTTCGTCCCGGACATTTTCGCAATGTGCCAATGTGTGTTACTGTGGAGAATATTTGAAAGTCATGACGTCCCCGAGATCTTCAGCatattcggttggctggtttgtatcgttgctggttcataaagaagtactgctggctgatctGTGTGAgcgaaaaatattgtttcgactgaaaatttacgatcgtttaagACAAGCCACAGTCAAACGAATAGGCTGCTTGTTTATTCTTAACCAATTGAGATCAAAGAGCAAAGAAAGCAAGCACCGGCATGCCTGTTGGATTTGGGTGGCGCACGTAGATTCTTTTGCTCGAGTGTGTGAAATTTTTCTGGTGTAATGAAAGCGATGGAAAATACTACCGTCATCAACATAAACAGCATTTGTCCTGCGAGTCTTTACTTGGCATATTTGTTGTGGTAGTGGGGAATATAGACGACAGTGAGACGTGGTTGCCTTGTTGATTGAAAAATAGGTGACTTATATAGGTGTTTTGAGGAATTTAGCAAGGGATAAAGTTAGTGAGGGGGAGGAAAAGAGAAATAATTACATGAAAAAGGTTGGACTCCTGGCCAAAAGTTTTTCTTTAACATTTTGTTTTCATTCGCTTATTGGTAAAGTTGATAGTTGCATTACAACCATTAGATCAACAATCATGCGATCCGATGGTCAGAATGCTGCTATATGGGATTACCTCATTCTTATGCAATATCCTAGTAGGACACAAAATCAAAATCAACTAAATCGggacatttgttttttttttctttcggtAACTTGAGTTTATATAAATCTATTTACGCCTATGATCTTGGTCATAGAcggattgtttttttttcaaacaacTCCTCGTCTTCTTCATGTCTTCTCTTCCTCCCAATAAGACCTTCTTTTCTGGCATCCACGTCCACCTTAGGCCATAACCCTGCCTAACTACAGTGTACCACCTAATATAGCCGCTAATGACTCTGCCTCTACTACACCATTGTGGCATTCTCACCACCTTGCCTCATACTATGGCTGCCTGACGAGGTTGCTCGCCACTGTTCCTCaacaactgtggcagaaccgcctaatctaatgtctcatatgagtgctcgtcttccattagacactaagcactcgagggagaacaccaaattacttaGTTCCGTCGGgtacaccccaggggagaacctgaaaatccacatttttgccatcaggatcacaaatgagagcaTAAAGCtcacatcattcttaaccatttcttacatcacttttaatacaacatcagagtataatatttattaatataacaacggaatgtaatcatattatcagagttatgaataatttaattaaacagcggaatataaacatgtgatcagagttacagcggaaataaacatctattaatgacatgatgaaatattgatatataactacgacaacagattattaaactttcatttataaaagtatttggggagagttataaataacaactactatcgcagcgtaaaggaatcctcgccgagcccaccaggaggaatccacacacaaaggtcagctcaagccttcacctgttacctacaacaggggggaataaaaccctgagtactcaattgtactcagcaagacttacccgacaggagaaaagaaaggacgccaaggatatgtaaggctatctggcttgtgggttgcatttgtaggaagcattactagacgtgcgtccttatattcgatttttattaatagccgcattggttcattaactaacaattctatgtaagcacctgtgctactctTAAGCAGGTGgcaagcaatcagatttcctttttctatcttccatcttgcatcttttagtttttactacgatgctaaaccgtagacaagccgtaccggatagcccggcgattcgcgaatcaatgcccccagctaggtaccccaaaaacacacaccccacttgtaccccaggcacaagcaggaccaacccatcactctcctgtcccgggtgtctaggtccccgtccaaactgggactccaagcacccgcccctgagtcccggactcaatgtagtgcaaggacctcctctaccaaaaacaaaccctaacagtcggtccggaaaagagtcggatccgcgacaagagagcaacaagtcttccaagcgcccatacataagtatgtgctcgggataataagtctgtgacctgcctagagtcatatgcaacgataggttcttaatcgaccagacagagaaaatggtgtaaccaagctatgacccgcctccgcggcgacacaacttcttacacccaccaatacccaaaccatatcactgcccggtcaccattttctctTCCACTATTTTATATATTTcaggtgataatcatatagtaacatatttcctatatctcgcgagtgacaggcaatcactcgacttctaccggagtcttgtagcatagcattctacacgatcttgtcatactagtaagactcatatgaataaatatatatatatgcaagtgggttttatttaactccttaaaacttaatgcacaaatataatttaaactacagaaagtaggggttatgcaccggggcttgcctgggtaagatatattaaaagttagtgtctgcatcttcagatcatccaccatcaactggatagaaaccCATTGTattatctcctggagagaatacccttacaccatctttggatttccaatcatccttcaattgatccattgatccatcatcgtacctatatgatatgcatgcgatgcaatgcaagatgtaattaatccactgcaatcgtgactcgtaaaatacgacgtacgcctctcgagttaacgggctagttctaacgatgaccgtactaaGGTTACATGTACACATTGTCAGATAAGGCGTTACTTCTCAacaataattttagttatataaaccaaaggtgtttctttatttcactctatcgatttaatcattattcgaaataagacaccattatctatttagcaactaattattctggagctacaaaaattatagtgagcagctaatattgctaggaacctactgtaaagattttagatccaacgctattaccaatttaccacggaAATCCCTACAAATTTATATATTACAAcattaagtatcttaaattaattatatagcttctaagaataatatcacactatgtgaaccaaccatactaataggtagatcatgattttagagactaacaaaactggtttggcatttttacaatttttatataatttACTACAAATTTTACAAGTCTATTTCCGCAACTAAATTAACAAGTGCTTCATAAGACTAAAGGCCCGCGGCCACCAAACCGGCCCAGTGGCTAGCTTGGCCAGGACCAGCGCAAAGGTAACCCAGGCGGGCACAGCGTGTGCGGCCCAGGCAGGGAGGCAGGTCGGCCCAGCAGCGACGTCAGCAACGCGGGCAGCCCAGGCGACTGAGCGGCCAGCCCACGTGCGGAAATAGGCTGGCCCAGCGGGGGCGCGCCCGGCGGCCCAGAGCGCGGGCGGGGCGCACGGCCCAGTAAGCCGGCCCGGCGTGTGAACCGCGGCGACCGGCCCAGCGCAGGCAGCGGCCCAATCACGGCGAATGGCCCAGGCGCAAGGCAAGGCGCGGCATATACGCGAAATGGCCTCTACGCTTTTCACTAATCAATCCTAGGTCCAGAGTACTGTTCAATGTGCCATGTATTATTACAGTAAAAACCCCGTATAACGTTTTTGCTTGGATTTATACCCCCTTCCTCGCCTTATCTTCTTCCTTCGATACCGAGCAGAGGTAGAGGGGCTCCAGCTGGATGCAGCATAGCGGCCCGACGGCGGTGGCCGAGGAGCGGGGAGGGGAACCGGCGTTGCTGGCACGGGCAGCGAGGACGCGGCCACGTTCGGCATGGCGCGCGTAGGGCTCGGCGCGAGACGACGCGGGTTCTGGCGGGGCAGTAGGTGCCGCGGCGGCTCGGCGCGCCGCCAAGGCACGACTGGAGGGGAAAGCCGCGGAGCAGCGGGCAAAACTGCGCGCGGGTCGGGACTCGCTCGCGGGGAGGACCGGTACCGGCTGGAGGGAGGCACGGCGCATGGCCAGCAGAGGAAATGGAAGCGCGGCTGCGAGATGGAGCGGTCCAGCGTGGCCGGGGTCGAGGGGCGCGCGCTGCGCGGGCGAAGGAAGAAGGAGGCGTTGGTGCTCGCGGCAAAGAGGAGTTGCGCGTGGACTCGGCGCTACAGCGGGCGCACGGGAGAGACCGGCATCGGCG is from Miscanthus floridulus cultivar M001 chromosome 7, ASM1932011v1, whole genome shotgun sequence and encodes:
- the LOC136466687 gene encoding myosin-3-like, with amino-acid sequence MAPEPEDARMATEDVSALVVEELERKAVEVESRLREEEENAALKRRIESYHIRWLEYEIRTKFLEEAFHEQMAALQMAQDAARMAEETAYDRRGPSEPHRETAVEDPPVVRLWHGRDRLSSVGARRSAVGRLGSEFRRQSRTLERAIEPPPAASSADDLKRLKAQFRAWAKDYKARLRRAQPEIDRDKRRRRSHRVRRVCTGIPCKPGQYIYYYIVYILYLLKKKEKTYEEIIA